GTCTGGGGGCATGAAGCAACGTGTTGCAATTGCACGTGCATTGGTCAATGAACCTAAAATTTTACTCATGGATGAACCTTTTGGTGCACTGGACCCGCATACTCGGCAAAAGATGCAGCGTCATTTAATGGATTTATGGCAAAACATTGATATCACAATTATTTTTGTCACGCATGATATGGATGAAGCGATTTTACTTGCGGATCGCATTGTTGCACTTAAAGCTAATCCTGGTGAAATTAAAGAAATTATTGAAGTTGATCTACCACGCCCACGAGATCCTGATGTAATGCTCACACCAGAATTTAAAAAACTTCGCCAACGTGTCGATCAACTGGTTCACGCAGAAGAAGATGAACTCGATCCAGCATTGGCCGATTTACCTGAAATTCCACGTATGACCAAAGTTAGTCATCAAAAATAATCTCCTATTCCTAGACCTTTAGGACGACCTAAAGGTTTATATCGCTGTGTTGGACGACCAACAGTTAAGGTGACAATTATGACAGACCAATATGTACTCCCACTGGTCGATATTTCCAAGCTACAAAGTCCATTACTCACTGATCGATTAGAGGTTGCGGCTGCACTTGATCGTGCTTGTCAGGAGGTTGGATTTTTATATTTAACAGGTTCGCAATTCAATTTTGAATATGCTAAGAAGTTGATTGACATCACCAAAGCATATTTCAATCAAAATTTAAGCGATAAAATGAAACACTATATTGGGCTATCTCAAAATCATAGTGGTTATGTTCCGATTGGTGAGGAACAATTTGCCAGTCAAAGCTATGATCTAAAAGAAGCTTACGATGTGAATTATGATTATCAAGGTGCAATTAGCGATTATCCGTTATTGGGTCGAACACAATGGCCTGACTTCCCTGAATTTAAGACGGTGGTGAGTCAATATTATGAGCATTTACGGCAAATCAGTCGCGATATTTTTTCTACCTTCGCACTGGCATTAAATGTTAAAGAAGATTATTTTGCCGATAAAATTACTCATGCACCTAGTCAGCTCCGACTAATTCATTATCCTTTTAATCCTGAGATTCAAGATGCTGAAGGCATCGGTGCACATACAGACTATGAGTGTTTCACTTTATTATTGCCTACTGCACCAG
This is a stretch of genomic DNA from Acinetobacter sp. NCu2D-2. It encodes these proteins:
- a CDS encoding isopenicillin N synthase family dioxygenase; translated protein: MTDQYVLPLVDISKLQSPLLTDRLEVAAALDRACQEVGFLYLTGSQFNFEYAKKLIDITKAYFNQNLSDKMKHYIGLSQNHSGYVPIGEEQFASQSYDLKEAYDVNYDYQGAISDYPLLGRTQWPDFPEFKTVVSQYYEHLRQISRDIFSTFALALNVKEDYFADKITHAPSQLRLIHYPFNPEIQDAEGIGAHTDYECFTLLLPTAPGLQVLNKKGQWIDIPLIENTLVMNIGDMMEILSNGKYLATKHRVKKVAEERYSFPLFCACNYDTVIEPIVKDETPQYAALIGGEHLFNQTAQTFQYLKKRIASGELVLKNAVPLSSFGLSEKSEETVQ